One Salvia miltiorrhiza cultivar Shanhuang (shh) chromosome 6, IMPLAD_Smil_shh, whole genome shotgun sequence genomic window, GAAAGCAAGGCCTTAGACGACCAGGCAAGTACTCATAACTCAACGACAATATCTCAATAAATTTTTCATAACTTGTGTGAACAAATTTAGATACATTTCTAGCAATCTCTTCCCAATTGGCCTCACAAGAGAGAACTCCAGCTATTACAACAACTGCAAGTGGAAGCCCTCGACAGTTCTGTGCAATAACTTGTCCAATTTCCTCAAATTCGAGAGGGCAATCTCCATTTCCAAACACCCTCCCCTTAAGCAACCTCCAGCTTTGATCCACAGCCATCAATTGCATTTGATGAGGATGTAAAGAGTCGATGTAAGAAGCTACGCTCAACTCCCTCGTAGTTACTATAATCCGACTCCCATTACGATCATCGGGAAAGATCCCCCGTAGATCATCCCACACATTCATATCCCACATATCATCCATTACAACGAGATATCTCATCCCTTTCAAGCGTTTATATACAGTTTCTTTCAATAACTCATCGTGCACACGCTCATATGCTTCCTCATCCACATTATTGAGTGAACACAGGGCACTAACAAGAATTTCCCTTAATTGAAACCTTTGAGATATTGTTAACCAAACGCATAGATCAAAGCGATGAACACTCAAAGGGTCGTGGTAAGCATACCTAGCAAGAGTGGTCTTCCCGATGCCTCCCATCCCAACAATGGGGATGACTCTAAGCTGAGATGATCCTCCACAGAGCTCACTCTTTATCTTCAGCAAGTCTTCTTCGATCCCAATAATGCAATCAGAGGGCCTTGGATTGTTCATGCTGCTTTGGATCTGCATTGCTGTTCGCTTTTGTGAATTACTtcaaaaagatttttttttttttttgaaggaactTCAAAAAGATTAAACCTTGCAAAAttggatttttctttttctcccaGTCCGCAGCTAACCAAACAACAATAAATTGCCGAGATAATCAACTTGTATGTGTAGACCCCACCACAAGCAATCAAAGTTGATCGACTAATTGCGTTGCGTGGTGTGTTGGACAAATGGTTAGAGTCTAATGCTTATAGTCAAATATTTTGGATTTGAGTCTCTTGtggcatgatttttttttttttttaatattgttaatttatcaaaaaaaaagttgatcAACTGCATTCTTTTACTGGCTAACAAGATTTTTAtaacaaattattattattattattattattattattattatttctaatcataaattcgagttttaaagcttaaattaataatcaatagtaatatttttagcCTAAAGATGAGAAAAAGTAAagcaatttaaaaattaaaaaataaaaattagtgacCGGTTAATTTAGGGCCTAATGGACGATACATTTAATTTTCAtgtattgattttaaattttacataGATTATATAACGTTGATATCtacttaatttataaaattatcattaaaattggtttgaaatgattttcaaattgattttaaattgcaGAACTAGTATTTTCTAGCAGTATTGATTATTATGTAATGATTTCATGCACAAGTTAAATCGCCTACTcaatttctaatttttaaaataaagaattaCTCAATCCGTCTACGAATTAAAGTCCTATTTGACCTTAAATTTTTGTTCACTGAATAAAATCTTATTGTGCCTTTTTGTACCTTcttactctttttcttttcctatatttattaCCTTTGTTACTAACTGACCACCTTACAAcatctttatcacttttatattttatatagtgTTTGTTAAATTTTATCATTAGTGAACCCACTCCACAACacttttatcactttagtcaattatatttttatttcattcacaatattttttattaattttcttaattttcatgttAAGTATGAAATGAGACTTTAATTTATTGACGGATAGAGTAATTGAGGACTTTTAAAAACCATTATTCAAAGTTTTCTGGATGAATGTGAGTCATGTGACAGCTAGTGAAACAACAATAAATTGTCGAGATAATCAACTTGCATGTATAAACCCCACCACAACCTACAAGCAATCAAAGTTGATCAAACATTTATGTAAAATGGAGATGCCTTttggttttttgttttgttttgttttttttttaaatgaacaaTTAAACAAGATTTTATTTAAGAGTATGATTGATTTTTAAAAgacacaaaatctcctgtacatCCGGGTGTATCGTACACTCAAGTTGATTCATACTCAGATTTTGACTCGCATTTTCATTCAAATTCGCATCCTGACCCAAactgtgtaaatgacactattcagttatacaaatgacactgcttataattgacactattcaattatataaatgacactgtaacattttaaaatattatagtgtcattttcaatcttatagtgttatttaaaatattataatgtcatttacaatcttataatgCCAATTAtaagaagtgtcatttatatttatgaatagtgtcaattacacaCAATGTcgtttacaatgttatagtgtcatttgtataacacaatagtgtcaattacagacaatgttatttatataatcagatagtgtcatttacacaattTGAATCAGAATGCGAGTTTGAATCAGAATGCGGGTCAAGGTCAGGATCTAAGTACGAGTCAACTCGAATGTCCGATACACTCGAGTGCATCCAAGATCATCTCTGTAAAAAAAAGGATGCatattgaaaattgaaatagaaCGTTTGACTTTCCACCCTAAAAATAAGCCCCAAACTAAGTCTTCTTCGATCCCAACAATGCAAGCAATCAGAGAGCCTTAGATTTTTCATGCTGCTTTGGATCTGCATTGCTGTTGGCTTTTATGAACTACTACTTCAAAAAGATTCAACCTTGCAAAAttggatttatttatttatttatttatttttctcccAGTCCATCAAATAATTTGGGATAAGCAATGGATGAATGTGAGAGGCTGAGAGCTAACCAAAACTTCAATGAATTGTGGAGATAATTAACTTGTATGTGTAGACCCCACCACAACCACAAGCAATCAAAGTTGATCAAACTTTATACAGAAATGGGGTTGCattttgtataaccgaataatgtaaTTTACACGGTTTGGATTAGGATGCTTGGATCAGGATGCGGGTTAAGGCTAGGGTGCGGATCAGGTGCAATTGATTGCACCCAAAACCAGCTCTAGATTTAATTAAGGCGGATGCATCAAAGCGTGGATCTAATGATTAACATtcccttatttttttcatataaagAAATTACTCAAAATAGTTGAGAGTTTTGAGACGGCTAAAAGAGGAATACGAATCAAActagttgggacggagggagtagttgagAGATGTATATAAAGTGTAGAAGAAtgttcaatatttattttgtaatatcaaGTGTGAATGTAGTTTAAAATATAAGTGATAGTCTAAAAAGAAAAGCATGCAATTTGTATGGACCAACGAAAATAGTACTCCTTAtgtccataatttttttttatcacaataTGGACTGCACATGTTTTAGTAAAATTTTGAGTTAAATTGTTAGTGGTGTAAAGATCCCATTTTAAATGAGTGAAGTTGCGTGGATCATACTactacaaataaaaataacaagttTTTTGTGGATGGATCAAAGAAGAAATTGCAACAATTTTTCATAGAGGATGCAGTAATAAACATACAATCTTCgtgaacggatggagtaatatacGATACCAAATATAAGGTGTAGATCATAATGAAACAATCTTAAAATCTATGTAGAAAAGAGCATGAAAATACAAGCACACAGATCATCGAATTGAGGAAATCACGATTTGGTTGAGAAAAAGGATTTCAACACGCACAAAAACTAAGGTACAATCGGTTTGACCCGCacccaaaatagtgttatttatatggtTCGGATCAGGATACGAGTTCGAGTCAGAGTGCATGTCAGGGTTTAAGTGATGGTGCAAAACTATTGTACGGTACGCCCAGTTGTACCCAAAACCACCTCTTTCACACTACTATCATTGAAATCTGACCAGGACCAGCTACGCGACTTAAGGAAACGAACCTGCAATTGTTCATTGCCATAGCTCTGTTGTTCTTCTTCAATACATTTTGCAGATTCCACCATCGTTGTGTTCTTGATATCAACTTCAATCAACTCAAGCGTTGGTATATCTCCAAAACCACATGGAATCTCCCTCAGATTATCGCATTCGTACAGAGTTAGCCGCTCGAGCCGGGGAAAATGAGAGCTCTCTGTTACCCATTCAAGCAGATCAGTGCTGTCAATTAGTAGCACATTCAGTTGACAGAATTCCCCTTCCCTCGTTTCCCATTGCGTTCCAAAGCAGGCTCGTCGTCTCAGTTTGAGCACTCGAAGATTAGGCAGCACTCCGATCATCCTCATATCCTCCCATGGAAGTCTGCAGCCACTCAAGCTCAGCTTCCTCAGTGTTACTGGGAAAGCAATGTTATGAGACAGATCATCCTTCAATTTCGGATACGGCTCTGCATACAAACTCAGCTTCTCAAGCCTATGAAGATGAACAAGATTGTGCAGTTCATATCCTGACCATCCCGTCTCGTACGTGCCTTCATATGAGTAAACGATTCCCAACTTCTTCAAGTTCGACATCATTTCCAACATTCTCTCCGAGCACTTGAAATCTTGTACACGCGAGAGTGTATGCAGGTTTTCCATACACGGCAAGCTCCCTGCAGGCGGGTCGGGCAAGAAACCATTCAACAGCACAACGTGCCTCAACTGTGGCATTCTCCAAATTTCAAATACAATACACGACTTATTTAACGATTCAACATCTAAACTtgaaatcctcacaactaaggtCTGAAGATCGCGAAGCCGGTACAAGAAATTCAAACAAATCATCAGCCGCTTTGTAAGAGGTAGACATTTGAAACCAAGGTATCTCAAATGAATTAGCTCACTGATATCCTCAACAGATGGTTCAAGTATCACACTTAATGCATCGAACACCTTAAGAAGTCTAAATTCTTTCCAAGAAATGAACGCCCAATGCTTGAAAAGAAGGAGGGTATGCATAGCTGAAACCATCTCAATGCTACCGGAGACATTACAAAACACACTCAGGCGGTTTGAATTCTCAACGCCTTGAGGAAAGCTGCCGGAGAACTCATCAATGGTGCACAGAAAATTCTCATCTCGACATTTCCTTAAACAGAGGCCTCTCACGAGATCATGGATCTTCACTGTCCTGATCTTGCCATCAGATCCTTTCTTACTGATCAAAACAAGACTTTTTGCTACCAACTCTTCCAAATACTCATATCCCAACTCCTCCATCTCTCTTGCTTCATTTGATGCCAGAAACCCCTCCGCCACCCATAACCTGATCAGTTTCGACACGTTGATCTCATAATCTTCTGGGAAACACCCCATGTACAGAAAGCAAGGCCTTAGACGACCAGGCAAGTACTCATAACTCAACGACAATATCTCAataaatttttcatcatttgtGTGAACAACTTTAGATACATTTCTAGCAATCTCTTCCCAATTAGCCTCACAAGAGAGAACTCCAGCTATTACAACAACTGCAAGTGGAAGCCCTCGACAGTTCTGTGCAATAACTTGTCCAATTTCCACAAATTCGAGAGGGCAATCTCCATTTCCAAACACCCTCTCCTTAAGCAACCTCCAGCTTTGATCCACAGCCATCAACTGCATTTGGTGAGGATGTAAAGAGTCGATGTAAGAAGCTACGCTTAA contains:
- the LOC130987784 gene encoding putative late blight resistance protein homolog R1B-16 yields the protein MQIQSSMNNPRPSDCIIGIEEDLLKIKNELCGGSSQLRVIPIVGMGGIGKTTLARYAYHDPLSVHRFDLCVWLTISQRFQLREILVSALCSLENLDEEAYHYADDELLKETLYKCLKGRRYLVVMDDMWDTDVWDDLRGIFPDDRNGSRIIVTTRELSVASYIDSLHPHQMQLMAVDQSWRLLKERVFGNGDCPLEFVEIGQVIAQNCRGLPLAVVVIAGVLSCEANWEEIARNVSKVVHTNDEKFIEILSLSYEYLPGRLRPCFLYMGCFPEDYEINVSKLIRLWVAEGFLASNEAREMEELGYEYLEELVAKSLVLISKKGSDGKIRTVKIHDLVRGLCLRKCRDENFLCTIDEFSGSFPQGVENSNRLSVFCNVSGSIEMVSAMHTLLLFKHWAFISWKEFRLLKVFDALSVILEPSVEDISELIHLRYLGFKCLPLTKRLMICLNFLYRLRDLQTLVVRISSLDVESLNKSCIVFEIWRMPQLRHVVLLNGFLPDPPAGSLPCMENLHTLSRVQDFKCSERMLEMMSNLKKLGIVYSYEGTYETGWSGYELHNLVHLHRLEKLSLYAEPYPKLKDDLSHNIAFPVTLRKLSLSGCRLPWEDMRMIGVLPNLRVLKLRRRACFGTQWETREGEFCQLNVLLIDSTDLLEWVTESSHFPRLERLTLYECDNLREIPCGFGDIPTLELIEVDIKNTTMVESAKCIEEEQQSYGNEQLQVRFLKSRSWSWSDFNDSSVKEVVLGTTGRTVQ